In a single window of the Massilia oculi genome:
- a CDS encoding DUF7931 domain-containing protein translates to MSEPRTIAFDTRLDCETHFLACIEAAQATLAVFDPDVAVFPLGSTSFDTALRAFLARGGRLRLALHDPSHIERHYPRFLRLLRDYGHLCECRQTPRSLRQLTDSFGIGDDRHIVRRFHSDHLRGEARFDDPPACELSLHRFEAIWQESHPALQMSRTGL, encoded by the coding sequence ATGAGCGAACCACGCACGATTGCCTTCGACACCCGCCTCGACTGCGAGACGCACTTTCTCGCCTGCATCGAAGCGGCCCAGGCCACCCTCGCCGTCTTCGATCCGGATGTCGCGGTTTTTCCACTCGGCAGCACCAGCTTCGACACCGCGCTGCGGGCCTTTCTTGCCCGCGGCGGCCGGCTGCGCCTGGCGCTGCACGATCCGTCCCACATCGAACGCCATTATCCGCGCTTCTTGCGCCTGCTGCGCGACTACGGTCACCTGTGCGAGTGCCGGCAGACGCCACGCAGCCTGCGCCAGCTCACCGATTCCTTCGGTATCGGCGACGACCGGCACATCGTGCGTCGCTTCCACAGCGACCATCTGCGTGGCGAGGCGCGCTTCGACGATCCTCCCGCCTGCGAACTGTCGCTGCACCGCTTCGAGGCCATCTGGCAAGAGTCACATCCGGCATTGCAAATGTCCAGAACCGGCTTATGA
- a CDS encoding cupin domain-containing protein, with translation MKKLPLLGNLTPAEFLRDYWHKKPLLIRGAIPGFKPLLKFEKLAEMARQNHVESRLVTQREGNWDMQHGPLTELPPRTEPNWTMLVQGVNLYDERADELLRQFRFVPDARLDDLMISFATDGAGVGPHYDSYDVFLLQAHGKRRWKIGSQQDLTLVKGLPLKILANFKPEEEFVLEPGDMLYLPPHYAHDGIAEGECMTYSIGFRSPSFQELGEAFLQFMADSIDLPGRYGDPELKPAKNPAEIPRDMLDTVTEELNKVRWDEEDVTVFLGEHMSEPKHNVFFTGPAKPLTVGRFMETAARRGIKLSSKTLMLYRGKHVFINGESFAVGRADKAVLDVLANERRIDGAVLDKATDDVLEALYTWYQDGWVELG, from the coding sequence ATGAAAAAATTACCGCTTCTCGGGAATCTCACTCCCGCCGAGTTTCTGCGCGATTACTGGCACAAGAAACCGCTCCTGATCCGTGGCGCGATCCCCGGCTTCAAGCCCCTGCTCAAGTTCGAAAAACTGGCCGAGATGGCGCGCCAGAATCACGTCGAATCGCGCCTGGTCACCCAGCGCGAAGGCAACTGGGACATGCAGCACGGCCCGCTGACCGAACTGCCTCCGCGCACCGAGCCCAATTGGACGATGCTGGTCCAGGGCGTGAACCTGTACGACGAGCGCGCCGACGAGCTGCTGCGCCAGTTCCGCTTCGTGCCCGATGCCCGCCTGGACGACCTGATGATCAGCTTCGCCACCGATGGCGCCGGCGTCGGTCCCCACTACGATTCCTACGACGTGTTCCTGCTGCAGGCCCACGGCAAGCGCCGCTGGAAGATCGGCTCGCAGCAAGACCTGACCCTGGTCAAAGGCTTGCCGCTCAAGATCCTGGCCAATTTCAAGCCCGAAGAAGAATTCGTGCTCGAACCAGGCGATATGCTGTACCTGCCGCCGCATTACGCCCACGACGGTATTGCCGAAGGCGAATGCATGACCTATTCGATCGGGTTCCGCTCGCCTTCGTTCCAGGAATTGGGCGAAGCCTTCCTGCAATTCATGGCCGACTCCATCGATTTGCCTGGCCGTTATGGCGACCCGGAATTGAAGCCAGCCAAGAACCCGGCCGAGATTCCGCGCGATATGCTGGACACCGTCACCGAAGAATTGAACAAGGTGCGCTGGGACGAGGAAGACGTGACCGTGTTTCTGGGCGAACACATGTCCGAGCCCAAGCACAACGTGTTCTTCACCGGTCCGGCGAAACCGCTGACCGTGGGCCGCTTCATGGAAACCGCCGCCAGGCGCGGCATCAAGCTGTCGAGCAAGACGCTGATGCTATACCGCGGCAAGCACGTCTTCATCAACGGCGAATCGTTCGCCGTCGGCCGCGCCGACAAGGCGGTGCTGGACGTGCTGGCCAATGAGCGCCGCATCGATGGCGCCGTGCTGGACAAGGCGACCGACGACGTGCTCGAAGCCCTGTACACCTGGTATCAGGACGGCTGGGTCGAGCTGGGCTGA
- a CDS encoding FKBP-type peptidyl-prolyl cis-trans isomerase, producing the protein MKIAKDTVVTVNYKLSDAQNNLIEEGVQPMVYLHGGYENTLPKIEEELDGKEVGYSSTIQVEPDDAFGDYEPELVKVEERARLPEPIEVGMQFEGVAEGGDDEPVVFTVTEIAEDKVVLDGNHPLAGMALRFELSVVDVRAATAEEIQHGHVHGAGGHHHEMDDSEEGDHFRSQPLQ; encoded by the coding sequence ATGAAGATTGCCAAAGACACGGTCGTGACGGTTAACTACAAGCTGTCGGATGCCCAGAACAACCTGATCGAAGAAGGCGTGCAGCCGATGGTCTACCTGCACGGCGGCTACGAGAATACCCTGCCGAAGATCGAAGAAGAACTCGACGGCAAGGAAGTCGGTTATTCGTCGACGATCCAGGTGGAACCGGACGATGCGTTTGGCGACTACGAGCCAGAGTTGGTCAAGGTCGAAGAGCGCGCGCGCCTGCCGGAGCCGATCGAAGTCGGCATGCAGTTCGAAGGCGTGGCCGAAGGCGGCGACGATGAGCCGGTGGTCTTCACCGTGACCGAGATTGCTGAAGATAAAGTGGTCCTGGACGGCAACCACCCGCTGGCCGGCATGGCGCTGCGCTTCGAGCTGTCGGTGGTCGACGTGCGCGCGGCCACCGCCGAGGAAATCCAGCACGGCCACGTGCATGGCGCGGGCGGCCATCACCATGAGATGGACGACAGCGAAGAGGGCGACCACTTCCGTAGCCAGCCGCTGCAGTAA
- the mutS gene encoding DNA mismatch repair protein MutS, producing MTTAPKEINAAAIKNSATEKHTPMMQQYLRIKADYPTMLVFYRMGDFYELFFDDAEKASRVLGITLTARGKSGDQPIKMAGVPFHSLDGYLAKLVKLGESCAICEQIGDPALSKGPVERKVVRVVTPGTLTDSDLLPEKAERPLLALCLINQRKTVTAGLAWLSLASGNLRLMEFSGDARTVEQRLAHELERIAPAEILRADCADMFETDASNAHIQRVPEWHFDVVKGHGALLEQLGVATLTGFGADGLGAAFGAAGALLRYAQSTQGRGLQHVRGLACETENEYIGLDAATRRNLELTETIRGQESPTLFSLLDGCRTAMGSRLLRHWLHHARRDQTIARSRHQSIAALIQADAIDALSSTLAQVPDIERITTRVALLTARPRDLAALRDGLKALPVVREQVARCFIPGDTSLLREIHHDLATPGECVDLLTRAVMEEPAAMVRDGGVFARGFDAELDELRALSENAGQFLVDLETRERARTGIANLRVEYNKVHGFYIEVTNGQADKVPDDYRRRQTLKNCERYITPELKAFEDKALSAQDRALAREKILYDQLLGDLAPHIGVLQTIARALAQVDVLVALSSHALRHNWCAPTLGDAPCLTIVEGRHPVVENQIERFIANDCKLSNDRRLLLITGPNMGGKSTFMRQVALITLLAYVGSYVPATQATIGPIDRIFTRIGASDDLANGRSTFMVEMTESAAILNGATEHSLVLMDEVGRGTSTFDGLALAWAIARHLIDTSRSFTLFATHYFELTQLPETYPSASNVHLSAVEHKDSIVFLHAVQDGPASQSYGLQVAQLAGVPQPVIKAARKHLARLEAQALDATPQRDLFAAPLVEEEIGEAPAQTLAAAPQDDGLRDALDAIDPDALTPREALERLYELKRLAA from the coding sequence ATGACCACCGCTCCCAAAGAAATCAACGCCGCCGCCATCAAGAACAGCGCGACGGAAAAGCACACACCAATGATGCAGCAATATCTGCGCATCAAGGCCGACTACCCCACCATGCTGGTGTTCTACCGCATGGGCGACTTCTACGAGCTGTTCTTCGACGACGCCGAAAAAGCCTCGCGCGTGCTTGGCATCACCCTCACCGCGCGCGGCAAGTCGGGCGACCAGCCGATCAAGATGGCGGGCGTGCCCTTCCACTCGCTGGACGGCTACCTGGCCAAGCTGGTCAAGCTGGGCGAATCGTGCGCCATCTGCGAGCAGATCGGCGACCCGGCCCTGTCGAAAGGTCCGGTCGAACGCAAGGTGGTGCGCGTGGTCACCCCCGGCACCCTCACCGATTCCGACCTGCTGCCCGAGAAGGCCGAACGGCCGCTGCTGGCGCTGTGCCTGATCAATCAACGCAAGACCGTCACCGCCGGCCTGGCCTGGCTGTCGCTCGCCAGCGGCAACCTGCGCCTGATGGAATTCTCGGGCGATGCGCGCACCGTCGAACAGCGCCTGGCGCACGAACTCGAACGCATCGCGCCGGCCGAGATCCTGCGCGCCGATTGCGCCGACATGTTCGAGACCGATGCTTCGAATGCTCACATCCAGCGCGTCCCCGAGTGGCATTTCGATGTCGTCAAGGGCCACGGCGCCCTGCTCGAGCAGCTGGGCGTGGCCACCCTGACCGGCTTCGGCGCCGACGGTCTGGGCGCGGCGTTCGGCGCAGCCGGCGCGCTGCTGCGCTATGCGCAATCGACGCAAGGCCGCGGCCTGCAGCACGTGCGCGGCCTCGCCTGCGAAACCGAGAATGAATACATCGGCCTGGACGCCGCCACCCGCCGCAACCTGGAACTGACCGAGACCATTCGCGGCCAGGAGTCGCCGACCCTGTTCTCGCTGCTCGACGGCTGCCGCACCGCGATGGGCTCGCGCCTGCTGCGTCACTGGCTGCACCATGCGCGTCGCGACCAGACCATCGCGCGCAGCCGCCATCAGTCGATCGCCGCGCTGATCCAGGCCGACGCCATCGATGCGCTGTCGTCGACCCTGGCCCAGGTGCCGGACATCGAACGCATCACCACCCGCGTGGCCCTGCTCACCGCGCGGCCACGCGACCTGGCCGCCCTGCGTGACGGGCTGAAAGCCCTGCCGGTGGTGCGCGAGCAGGTGGCGCGCTGCTTCATCCCGGGCGATACTTCCCTGCTGCGCGAGATTCACCACGATCTGGCCACGCCGGGCGAGTGCGTCGACCTGCTCACCCGGGCCGTGATGGAAGAACCCGCCGCCATGGTACGCGACGGCGGCGTGTTCGCGCGCGGCTTCGACGCCGAGCTGGACGAGCTGCGCGCGCTGTCCGAGAACGCCGGCCAGTTCCTGGTCGACCTCGAGACGCGCGAGCGCGCCCGCACCGGCATTGCCAACCTGCGGGTCGAGTACAACAAGGTGCACGGCTTCTACATCGAGGTCACCAACGGCCAGGCCGACAAGGTGCCGGACGACTACCGCCGCCGCCAGACCCTCAAGAACTGCGAGCGCTACATCACGCCCGAGCTGAAGGCCTTCGAAGACAAGGCCCTGTCGGCGCAAGACCGCGCGCTGGCCCGCGAAAAAATCCTGTACGACCAGTTACTTGGCGACCTGGCGCCGCACATCGGCGTTCTACAGACCATCGCGCGCGCGCTGGCCCAGGTCGACGTGCTGGTGGCCCTGTCCAGCCACGCGCTGCGCCACAACTGGTGCGCGCCGACCCTGGGCGACGCGCCATGCCTCACCATCGTCGAAGGCCGCCATCCGGTGGTGGAAAACCAGATCGAGCGCTTCATCGCCAACGACTGCAAGCTGTCCAACGACCGGCGCCTGCTGCTCATCACCGGCCCGAACATGGGCGGTAAATCGACCTTCATGCGCCAGGTGGCCCTGATCACCCTGCTCGCCTACGTCGGCAGCTACGTGCCGGCCACCCAAGCCACGATCGGCCCGATCGACCGCATCTTCACCCGCATCGGCGCCAGCGACGACCTGGCCAACGGCCGTTCGACCTTCATGGTCGAGATGACCGAATCGGCCGCGATCCTGAACGGCGCCACCGAGCACTCGCTGGTGCTGATGGACGAAGTCGGCCGCGGCACCTCGACCTTCGACGGCCTGGCGCTGGCCTGGGCGATCGCGCGCCACCTGATCGACACCAGCCGCAGCTTCACGCTGTTCGCGACCCATTACTTCGAACTGACCCAGCTGCCGGAGACTTACCCGAGCGCGTCCAACGTGCACCTGTCGGCGGTCGAGCACAAGGACAGCATCGTGTTCCTGCACGCGGTGCAGGATGGTCCCGCCTCGCAGAGCTACGGCCTGCAGGTGGCGCAGCTGGCAGGCGTGCCGCAACCGGTGATCAAGGCCGCGCGCAAGCACCTGGCGCGCCTGGAAGCGCAGGCGCTGGATGCGACGCCGCAGCGCGACCTGTTCGCTGCGCCGCTCGTCGAGGAAGAGATCGGCGAGGCGCCGGCGCAGACGCTTGCTGCGGCGCCCCAGGACGACGGCCTGCGCGACGCGCTCGACGCGATCGACCCGGACGCGTTGACGCCACGCGAAGCGCTCGAACGTCTCTACGAGCTCAAGCGCCTCGCCGCCTGA
- the proX gene encoding glycine betaine/L-proline ABC transporter substrate-binding protein ProX: MRQTEHFNATYKTRRTFRWISALALASLALTTGIATAQTPGADLPGKGIKVQALQGPLAEETFQTMLANRALEQLGYETQPIKEIAYPTAHIAIGNGDATFLAVHWDPLHKDYYDNAGGDAKLLRVGAYAGPAAQGYLIDKATAEKHNITNIDQLRDPAIARLFDHDGDGKADLTGCDPGWGCEKMIEHHMDGYKLRPTVKHVQGSYSALIADTIGRYQRGESILYYTWTPYWVSSVLIPGRDVVWLQVPHSSNPEKADTRMADGSNYGFSVNTTRFVVNRAWAEKNPAAVKLFEVMRLPIADINAQNDRVRNGQGSQEDIARHTAGWIKFHQELFDSWIAQAKAAAKPR; this comes from the coding sequence ATGCGTCAAACCGAACACTTCAACGCCACTTACAAAACGCGGCGCACTTTCCGCTGGATCTCGGCCCTGGCGCTTGCCAGCCTGGCCTTGACCACCGGCATCGCGACGGCGCAAACACCAGGCGCCGACCTGCCCGGCAAGGGCATCAAGGTGCAGGCCCTGCAAGGCCCGCTGGCCGAGGAAACCTTCCAGACCATGCTGGCCAATCGCGCCCTGGAGCAGCTTGGCTACGAGACGCAGCCGATCAAGGAAATCGCCTACCCGACCGCGCACATCGCCATCGGCAACGGCGACGCGACCTTCCTCGCGGTGCACTGGGACCCGCTGCACAAGGACTATTACGACAATGCCGGCGGCGACGCCAAGCTGCTGCGTGTCGGTGCGTATGCCGGCCCGGCCGCCCAGGGCTACCTGATCGACAAGGCCACAGCCGAGAAGCACAACATCACCAATATCGACCAATTGCGCGACCCGGCCATCGCCAGGCTGTTCGACCATGACGGCGACGGCAAGGCCGACCTGACCGGCTGCGATCCGGGCTGGGGCTGCGAGAAGATGATCGAGCACCATATGGACGGCTACAAGCTGCGTCCGACCGTCAAGCACGTGCAGGGCAGCTATTCGGCGCTGATCGCCGATACCATCGGCCGCTACCAGCGCGGCGAATCGATCCTGTACTACACCTGGACGCCCTACTGGGTGAGCAGCGTGCTCATTCCCGGCAGGGACGTCGTGTGGCTGCAGGTGCCCCATTCGTCGAACCCGGAGAAGGCCGACACCCGCATGGCCGATGGCAGCAACTATGGCTTTTCCGTCAACACCACGCGCTTCGTCGTGAACCGTGCATGGGCCGAGAAGAATCCGGCGGCGGTCAAGCTGTTCGAGGTCATGCGCTTGCCGATTGCGGACATCAATGCGCAGAACGACCGTGTACGCAATGGGCAGGGTTCGCAGGAAGATATCGCGCGCCATACGGCGGGCTGGATCAAGTTCCACCAAGAACTATTCGATAGCTGGATCGCACAGGCAAAGGCTGCGGCGAAACCGCGCTAA
- the proW gene encoding glycine betaine/L-proline ABC transporter permease ProW codes for MSTTENSITAVQPAAAQTADAAVQANPWLPTPPSDTSWLDAAGPAVTPEHASSFDLAQALDGALPLQSWINDGLGWVVAHFRPFFQAVRAPIDATLTGSSQLLLAVPSLVLIAIIGLLAWQFTSRALAVGTVLALVAVAMLGVWPEAMITLSLVLTSLVFCLVIGLPLGIFLASSDRAQNILRPVLDAMQTTPAFVYLVPVVMLFGIGNAPGVIVTIIFALPPLVRLTNLGIRQVRPDLIEAARAYGASPWQLLSRVQLPLAMPSIMAGINQALMLSLSMVVIASMIAVGGLGQMVLRGIGRLDMGLATVGGLGIVLLAIMLDRLTQAMGQPRRGVRHWYQTGPVGFVLRRVGRSARTDAAPATKPATAQ; via the coding sequence ATGAGCACGACAGAGAACAGCATCACGGCGGTACAGCCGGCCGCAGCGCAGACTGCGGACGCGGCTGTCCAGGCCAACCCCTGGCTGCCAACGCCGCCGAGCGACACCTCCTGGCTCGACGCGGCGGGGCCAGCCGTCACACCCGAACACGCCAGCAGTTTCGACCTGGCGCAGGCCCTCGATGGCGCCCTGCCGCTGCAATCCTGGATCAACGATGGCCTCGGCTGGGTGGTCGCGCATTTCCGCCCCTTCTTCCAGGCCGTGCGCGCACCGATCGACGCCACGCTGACCGGTTCCAGCCAGCTATTGCTGGCCGTGCCGTCCCTGGTCCTGATCGCCATCATCGGCCTGCTGGCATGGCAGTTCACCAGCCGTGCGCTGGCCGTCGGCACCGTGCTGGCGCTGGTGGCGGTCGCCATGCTGGGCGTGTGGCCGGAAGCGATGATCACGCTGTCGCTGGTGCTCACCTCGCTGGTATTCTGCCTGGTGATCGGTCTACCGCTGGGGATCTTCCTGGCCAGCAGCGACCGCGCGCAGAACATCCTGCGCCCCGTGCTTGACGCCATGCAGACGACGCCCGCCTTCGTCTACCTGGTGCCGGTGGTCATGCTGTTTGGTATCGGCAATGCGCCGGGCGTGATCGTCACCATCATCTTCGCCCTGCCGCCGCTGGTGCGCCTGACCAACCTCGGCATTCGCCAGGTGCGTCCCGACCTGATCGAAGCGGCGCGCGCCTATGGCGCCTCGCCCTGGCAGCTCTTGAGCCGCGTGCAACTGCCGCTGGCGATGCCGTCGATCATGGCCGGCATCAACCAGGCGCTGATGCTGTCGCTGTCGATGGTGGTGATCGCCTCGATGATCGCGGTTGGCGGCCTCGGCCAGATGGTGCTGCGCGGTATCGGCCGCCTGGACATGGGCCTGGCCACCGTGGGCGGCCTCGGCATCGTCCTGCTGGCCATCATGCTGGATCGCCTGACCCAGGCGATGGGGCAACCGCGCCGCGGCGTGCGTCACTGGTACCAGACCGGTCCGGTCGGCTTCGTCCTGCGCCGGGTCGGCCGCTCCGCCCGCACCGATGCGGCGCCAGCCACCAAGCCCGCCACCGCACAATAA
- the proV gene encoding glycine betaine/L-proline ABC transporter ATP-binding protein ProV, which translates to MAKQIIIDHVFKVYGDRPDDALALVRQGAGKQDILAKTGCTIGVFDATFTIEAGEIFVIMGLSGSGKSTLVRMLNRLVEPTDGRILVDGNDINTLPDAELRALRRKDISMVFQSFALLPHITVLDNTAFGMELAGIPRAERHEQARQALEQVGLAAYAASYPDELSGGMQQRVGLARALASDPSILLMDEAFSALDPIMRTEMQSELLRLQQIKRRTIVFISHDLDEAMRIGDRIAIMKDGHVVQVGTPEEILRKPANDYVRNFVRGVDAAAVFKAGDIARKSQIVVSESPTRGSRAALSMLEEQDRTYAYVVNPQREFLGLVSVDSLRGALDGHTGPLGLAHAFLPDVQTIKADEPVAGLFGQVAQLPYAVPVVGDDGRLCGAISKTTLLKFLDPDTPAIPEAQIQKGQA; encoded by the coding sequence GTGGCAAAACAAATCATTATCGACCATGTCTTCAAGGTGTACGGCGACCGGCCCGACGACGCGCTGGCGCTGGTTCGCCAGGGCGCCGGCAAGCAAGACATCCTGGCCAAGACCGGCTGCACGATCGGCGTGTTCGACGCCACCTTCACCATCGAAGCGGGCGAGATCTTCGTCATCATGGGCTTGTCCGGTTCCGGCAAGTCGACGCTGGTGCGCATGCTGAACCGCCTGGTCGAGCCGACGGACGGCCGCATCCTGGTCGACGGCAACGACATCAACACGCTGCCGGACGCCGAGTTGCGCGCCCTGCGCCGCAAGGACATCAGCATGGTGTTCCAGTCGTTCGCGCTGCTGCCGCATATCACCGTGCTCGACAACACCGCCTTCGGCATGGAGCTGGCCGGCATTCCCAGGGCCGAGCGCCATGAGCAGGCGCGGCAGGCACTGGAACAAGTCGGGCTCGCGGCCTATGCCGCCAGCTATCCCGACGAGCTGTCCGGCGGCATGCAGCAGCGCGTGGGCCTGGCGCGCGCGCTGGCCAGCGATCCATCGATCCTGCTGATGGACGAGGCGTTCTCGGCGCTCGACCCGATCATGCGCACCGAGATGCAATCCGAGCTGCTGCGCCTGCAGCAGATCAAGCGCCGCACCATCGTCTTCATTTCGCACGACCTCGACGAAGCGATGCGCATCGGCGACCGGATCGCCATCATGAAGGATGGCCACGTGGTGCAGGTCGGCACGCCCGAGGAGATCCTGCGCAAGCCCGCCAACGACTACGTGCGCAACTTCGTGCGCGGCGTCGATGCGGCGGCGGTCTTCAAGGCCGGCGACATCGCCCGCAAGAGCCAGATCGTGGTCTCGGAATCGCCGACCCGCGGCTCGCGCGCGGCGCTCTCCATGCTGGAGGAGCAGGACCGGACCTATGCCTACGTCGTCAATCCCCAGCGCGAATTCCTCGGCCTGGTGTCGGTCGATTCGCTGCGCGGCGCCCTCGACGGCCATACCGGCCCGCTGGGCCTGGCGCATGCCTTCCTGCCGGACGTGCAGACCATCAAGGCGGACGAGCCCGTCGCCGGCCTGTTCGGCCAGGTGGCGCAACTGCCGTACGCGGTGCCGGTGGTAGGCGACGACGGACGCCTGTGCGGCGCGATCAGCAAGACCACCTTGCTGAAATTCCTCGACCCCGACACGCCCGCCATTCCCGAGGCCCAGATTCAGAAAGGACAAGCATGA
- a CDS encoding AraC family transcriptional regulator codes for MPPPLPHNIVGLSQAGRAWSGVQLVVTGYDCDGEGTSILPHRDHPRLSVVLEEHGGACEPRFHPDRPCPVEHVPRHMYFAPAGMEIWGHSKHARRVVDAVLVFDTDILSERLQTPLDPDRIGVPRLRFSNDRIWSLVKLLSEAVHHPDPSMHLYGDGIITAVSSQLFAAPRITEIKTGGLVPWQLRRVIDYMEANLPHRVELETLAGLVNLSQAHFSRAFKVSTGLAPYRWQLDARIRRAQQLLSASDAPLDEIAHAMGFADAVHFGRTFRKMIGVSPGAWRTEHKR; via the coding sequence ATGCCCCCACCGCTTCCCCACAACATCGTCGGCCTGTCGCAGGCGGGGCGCGCATGGAGCGGCGTCCAGCTCGTCGTCACCGGCTACGACTGTGACGGTGAAGGCACGAGCATCCTGCCACACCGCGACCATCCGCGCCTGAGCGTGGTGCTGGAAGAGCACGGCGGCGCGTGCGAGCCCCGTTTTCATCCGGATCGTCCCTGCCCCGTCGAGCATGTGCCGCGGCATATGTATTTCGCGCCGGCCGGCATGGAAATATGGGGCCACTCGAAACATGCGCGGCGCGTCGTCGACGCCGTGCTCGTGTTCGACACCGATATCCTGAGCGAACGCCTGCAAACGCCATTGGATCCGGACCGGATCGGCGTCCCGCGGCTGCGCTTTTCCAACGACCGGATCTGGAGCCTGGTCAAGCTGCTATCCGAGGCAGTCCATCATCCCGACCCGTCGATGCATTTGTATGGCGACGGCATCATCACCGCCGTGTCGTCCCAGCTGTTCGCGGCGCCGCGCATCACGGAAATCAAGACCGGCGGGCTCGTGCCATGGCAGCTGCGGCGGGTGATCGACTACATGGAAGCGAACCTCCCGCACCGGGTCGAGCTGGAAACCCTGGCAGGGCTGGTCAACCTGTCGCAAGCCCATTTCAGCCGCGCGTTCAAGGTATCGACCGGGCTGGCGCCCTATCGATGGCAGCTCGACGCCCGTATCCGACGCGCGCAGCAGTTGCTGTCCGCTTCCGACGCGCCCCTGGACGAGATCGCGCACGCCATGGGGTTTGCCGATGCCGTCCACTTCGGCAGGACATTCCGAAAAATGATCGGCGTGTCGCCGGGCGCATGGCGCACCGAGCACAAACGATAG